The following coding sequences lie in one Arachis stenosperma cultivar V10309 chromosome 5, arast.V10309.gnm1.PFL2, whole genome shotgun sequence genomic window:
- the LOC130980061 gene encoding uncharacterized protein LOC130980061 isoform X1: protein MSFVLKKDRKTICSVKSTNAPTELSNELNIHTMRHMKVSGISMLPQFSLDPAPENSHERHEWRRFLDFLHKYDMIAIADFEPYKFYILPPAKASTSTPVSVAYRIGKTCVVDSRPRDCESAGSHLAEEHRRPNTSMMRGPANGAEVCSSDPNCPQTDDCANHSMSETCDELKSKTHMKQDRLFEKNYIRADPSYLKTLGQAHSGWIFGGIAELVDNSRDAKASKLDIFVEMIKLKKSGKNVPMLSIIDNGQGMNHDEIVKMVSFGHKQPDKDVKDHIGRFGIGFKTGAMRLGRDVLVLTQTANSRSLAFLSQSLNEGKDNIEIPIVSYCRQGQQVEIDTAVQSEALAKKNLKAIKDFSPFDKYLIGEKAALFCGATGTQIYIWNLDEWGSGYCLEWQDGLFGGSSFHQGDIFVRSRRIRSRQGQVSLKVPLDFSLRAYLEVIFLVPRMKMFVQGTLVKSRPLAKFLTKTVVESGDILGNPVELTLGYSELEWEHGNCGIFLYWHGRLIEAYKRVGGMIHSADVGRGIIGVIDVTNLMDDKDGRVWVHNNKQGFQDSESYALLEEWLAKKADEYWDKNFDSLKLHKDNCIYKPDSEWVQCDKCRKWRMLPHNYDVEKLPMQWFCYMQPFGGQCSDEEQKMAPGTVNLSDKRSGYDCKPKDSDRIKVEGVMNASGEDERRVSFQIEETKPQVLKRLRRGPPSPNHENAKSRSPSSTKLYEEHTAEKRVRFEIEKTKPSALQRLRRGPPPSPNHENSKSRSPSSTKLYDENTAEKRVRFKIENTRPSALQRLGRGPPSPNHEDSESRSPSSTRPGKVHPLR from the exons ATGAGTTTTGTCCTTAAAAAGGATCGGAAAACTATATGCAGTGTCAAGTCCACAAACGCGCCTACTGAACT GTCCAATGAGTTGAACATACATACAATGAGACATATGAAAGTATCAGGAATTTCCATGTTGCCCCAGTTTTCATTGGATCCTGCCCCAGAAAATTCGCATGAAAGGCACGAGTGGAGAAGGTTCTTGGATTTCCTGCACAAGTATGACATG ATTGCTATTGCAGACTTTGAGCCATACAAGTTTTACATTCTGCCCCCTGCTAAAGCCTCGACATCTACCCCAGTTAGTGTTGCCTATCGGATAGGCAAGACATGCGTTGTGGATAGTAGACCACGGGATTGCGAATCAG CAGGTTCGCACTTGGCTGAGGAGCATCGCCGACCTAATACTTCGATGATGAGAGGCCCAGCAAATGGTGCAGAAGTTTGTTCCTCTGATCCTAACTGCCCTCAAACTGATGATTGTGCCAACCATTCTATGAGTGAAACTTGTgatgaattgaaaagtaaaactCATATGAAGCAGGATAGACTCTTCGAGAAAAATTACATACGAGCAGACCCAAGTTACCTAAAAACTCTTGGTCAAGCTCATTCTGGATGGATTTTTGGTGGGATAGCTGAGCTTGTTGATAATTCAAGGGATGCCAAAGCCTCCAA GTTGGATATTTTTGTAGAGATGATCAAGTTGAAGAAATCTGGGAAGAATGTTCCTATGTTGTCAATTATTGATAATGGTCAAGGGATGAACCATGATGAGATTGTGAAAATGGTATCGTTTGGGCATAAACAACCTGATAAAGATGTCAAGGATCACATTGGCAGATTTGGCATCGGATTCAAG ACAGGAGCAATGAGGCTTGGGAGGGATGTTCTTGTTCTAACCCAGACTGCTAACTCCAGATCTTTAGCGTTTCTTTCACAATCTTTGAATGAAGGCAAAGAT AATATTGAGATTCCAATAGTTAGTTACTGTCGGCAAGGACAACAGGTGGAAATTGACACAGCTGTTCAGTCTGAAGCtttggcaaaaaaaaatttgaaagctATTAAGGACTTTTCACCATTTGACAAGTATCTAATTGGGGAGAAGGCAGCCTTGTTTTGTGGTGCTACAGGAACACAGATCTACATATGGAACCTTGATGAATGGGGGTCAGGTTATTGTCTAGAATGGCAGGATGGACTGTTTGGTGGGAGTTCTTTCCACCAAGGCGACATTTTTGTCCGCTCTAGAAGGATTCGTTCTCGTCAAGGCCAAGTTAGTCTGAAG GTTCCACTAGACTTCTCGCTACGAGCTTATTTAGAAGTCATATTCTTAGTTCCACGAATGAAGATGTTTGTTCAAGGAACACTG GTTAAAAGTCGACCACTAGCAAAATTTCTAACAAAAACTGTCGTGGAATCTGGTGACATCTTGGGAAATCCTGTTGAATTAACTCTGGGATATAGTGAATTAGAATGGGAGCACGGAAACTGTGGAATATTTTTGTACTGGCATGGTCGTTTAATTGAG GCTTACAAGAGAGTTGGTGGTATGATCCATAGTGCAGATGTAGGGCGGGGTATAATTGGTGTCATAGATGTGACCAATTTAATG GATGATAAGGATGGCCGTGTTTGGGTGCATAACAACAAGCAGGGATTTCAAGACTCTGAGTCATATGCGCTACTTGAGGAGTGGCTTGCGAAAAAAGCAGATGAATACTGGGACAAAAATTTTGATTCACTTAAGTTG CATAAAGATAATTGTATCTACAAACCTGATTCCGAATGGGTGCAATGTGACAAGTGCAGAAAGTGGAGAATGTTACCTCATAACTATGACGTCGAAAAATTACCTATGCAATG GTTCTGCTATATGCAGCCTTTTGGGGGTCAATGTTCAGATGAAGAACAAAAGATGGCACCTGGCACAGTTAATCTTTCCGATAAGCGTTCAGGATATGACTGCAAGCCTAAAGATTCTGATAGGATAAAGGTGGAAGGTGTTATGAATGCCTCTGGTGAAG ATGAGAGAAGGGTGAGCTTCCAGATTGAGGAGACCAAACCTCAGGTGTTAAAGAGGTTGAGAAGAGGACCTCCATCTCCGAATCATGAGAATGCAAAGTCTAGATCACCTTCCTCAACAAAGCTGTATGAAGAACATACAGCTGAGAAGAGGGTGAGGTTTGAAATTGAAAAGACCAAACCTTCGGCCTTACAGAGGTTGAGAAGAGGACCTCCTCCATCTCCAAATCATGAGAATTCAAAGTCTAGATCACCTTCCTCAACAAAACTGTATGATGAAAATACAGCTGAGAAGAGGGTGAGGTTTAAAATTGAAAACACCAGACCTTCGGCCTTACAGAGGTTGGGAAGAGGACCTCCATCTCCAAATCATGAGGATTCAGAGTCTAGATCACCTTCCTCAACAAGGCCGGGAAAGGTGCACCCACTCAGATAG
- the LOC130980061 gene encoding uncharacterized protein LOC130980061 isoform X3, producing MSFVLKKDRKTICSVKSTNAPTELSNELNIHTMRHMKVSGISMLPQFSLDPAPENSHERHEWRRFLDFLHKYDMIAIADFEPYKFYILPPAKASTSTPVSVAYRIGKTCVVDSRPRDCESAGSHLAEEHRRPNTSMMRGPANGAEVCSSDPNCPQTDDCANHSMSETCDELKSKTHMKQDRLFEKNYIRADPSYLKTLGQAHSGWIFGGIAELVDNSRDAKASKLDIFVEMIKLKKSGKNVPMLSIIDNGQGMNHDEIVKMVSFGHKQPDKDVKDHIGRFGIGFKNIEIPIVSYCRQGQQVEIDTAVQSEALAKKNLKAIKDFSPFDKYLIGEKAALFCGATGTQIYIWNLDEWGSGYCLEWQDGLFGGSSFHQGDIFVRSRRIRSRQGQVSLKVPLDFSLRAYLEVIFLVPRMKMFVQGTLVKSRPLAKFLTKTVVESGDILGNPVELTLGYSELEWEHGNCGIFLYWHGRLIEAYKRVGGMIHSADVGRGIIGVIDVTNLMDDKDGRVWVHNNKQGFQDSESYALLEEWLAKKADEYWDKNFDSLKLHKDNCIYKPDSEWVQCDKCRKWRMLPHNYDVEKLPMQWFCYMQPFGGQCSDEEQKMAPGTVNLSDKRSGYDCKPKDSDRIKVEGVMNASGEDERRVSFQIEETKPQVLKRLRRGPPSPNHENAKSRSPSSTKLYEEHTAEKRVRFEIEKTKPSALQRLRRGPPPSPNHENSKSRSPSSTKLYDENTAEKRVRFKIENTRPSALQRLGRGPPSPNHEDSESRSPSSTRPGKVHPLR from the exons ATGAGTTTTGTCCTTAAAAAGGATCGGAAAACTATATGCAGTGTCAAGTCCACAAACGCGCCTACTGAACT GTCCAATGAGTTGAACATACATACAATGAGACATATGAAAGTATCAGGAATTTCCATGTTGCCCCAGTTTTCATTGGATCCTGCCCCAGAAAATTCGCATGAAAGGCACGAGTGGAGAAGGTTCTTGGATTTCCTGCACAAGTATGACATG ATTGCTATTGCAGACTTTGAGCCATACAAGTTTTACATTCTGCCCCCTGCTAAAGCCTCGACATCTACCCCAGTTAGTGTTGCCTATCGGATAGGCAAGACATGCGTTGTGGATAGTAGACCACGGGATTGCGAATCAG CAGGTTCGCACTTGGCTGAGGAGCATCGCCGACCTAATACTTCGATGATGAGAGGCCCAGCAAATGGTGCAGAAGTTTGTTCCTCTGATCCTAACTGCCCTCAAACTGATGATTGTGCCAACCATTCTATGAGTGAAACTTGTgatgaattgaaaagtaaaactCATATGAAGCAGGATAGACTCTTCGAGAAAAATTACATACGAGCAGACCCAAGTTACCTAAAAACTCTTGGTCAAGCTCATTCTGGATGGATTTTTGGTGGGATAGCTGAGCTTGTTGATAATTCAAGGGATGCCAAAGCCTCCAA GTTGGATATTTTTGTAGAGATGATCAAGTTGAAGAAATCTGGGAAGAATGTTCCTATGTTGTCAATTATTGATAATGGTCAAGGGATGAACCATGATGAGATTGTGAAAATGGTATCGTTTGGGCATAAACAACCTGATAAAGATGTCAAGGATCACATTGGCAGATTTGGCATCGGATTCAAG AATATTGAGATTCCAATAGTTAGTTACTGTCGGCAAGGACAACAGGTGGAAATTGACACAGCTGTTCAGTCTGAAGCtttggcaaaaaaaaatttgaaagctATTAAGGACTTTTCACCATTTGACAAGTATCTAATTGGGGAGAAGGCAGCCTTGTTTTGTGGTGCTACAGGAACACAGATCTACATATGGAACCTTGATGAATGGGGGTCAGGTTATTGTCTAGAATGGCAGGATGGACTGTTTGGTGGGAGTTCTTTCCACCAAGGCGACATTTTTGTCCGCTCTAGAAGGATTCGTTCTCGTCAAGGCCAAGTTAGTCTGAAG GTTCCACTAGACTTCTCGCTACGAGCTTATTTAGAAGTCATATTCTTAGTTCCACGAATGAAGATGTTTGTTCAAGGAACACTG GTTAAAAGTCGACCACTAGCAAAATTTCTAACAAAAACTGTCGTGGAATCTGGTGACATCTTGGGAAATCCTGTTGAATTAACTCTGGGATATAGTGAATTAGAATGGGAGCACGGAAACTGTGGAATATTTTTGTACTGGCATGGTCGTTTAATTGAG GCTTACAAGAGAGTTGGTGGTATGATCCATAGTGCAGATGTAGGGCGGGGTATAATTGGTGTCATAGATGTGACCAATTTAATG GATGATAAGGATGGCCGTGTTTGGGTGCATAACAACAAGCAGGGATTTCAAGACTCTGAGTCATATGCGCTACTTGAGGAGTGGCTTGCGAAAAAAGCAGATGAATACTGGGACAAAAATTTTGATTCACTTAAGTTG CATAAAGATAATTGTATCTACAAACCTGATTCCGAATGGGTGCAATGTGACAAGTGCAGAAAGTGGAGAATGTTACCTCATAACTATGACGTCGAAAAATTACCTATGCAATG GTTCTGCTATATGCAGCCTTTTGGGGGTCAATGTTCAGATGAAGAACAAAAGATGGCACCTGGCACAGTTAATCTTTCCGATAAGCGTTCAGGATATGACTGCAAGCCTAAAGATTCTGATAGGATAAAGGTGGAAGGTGTTATGAATGCCTCTGGTGAAG ATGAGAGAAGGGTGAGCTTCCAGATTGAGGAGACCAAACCTCAGGTGTTAAAGAGGTTGAGAAGAGGACCTCCATCTCCGAATCATGAGAATGCAAAGTCTAGATCACCTTCCTCAACAAAGCTGTATGAAGAACATACAGCTGAGAAGAGGGTGAGGTTTGAAATTGAAAAGACCAAACCTTCGGCCTTACAGAGGTTGAGAAGAGGACCTCCTCCATCTCCAAATCATGAGAATTCAAAGTCTAGATCACCTTCCTCAACAAAACTGTATGATGAAAATACAGCTGAGAAGAGGGTGAGGTTTAAAATTGAAAACACCAGACCTTCGGCCTTACAGAGGTTGGGAAGAGGACCTCCATCTCCAAATCATGAGGATTCAGAGTCTAGATCACCTTCCTCAACAAGGCCGGGAAAGGTGCACCCACTCAGATAG
- the LOC130980061 gene encoding uncharacterized protein LOC130980061 isoform X2 — MSFVLKKDRKTICSVKSTNAPTELSNELNIHTMRHMKVSGISMLPQFSLDPAPENSHERHEWRRFLDFLHKYDMIAIADFEPYKFYILPPAKASTSTPVSVAYRIGKTCVVDSRPRDCESGSHLAEEHRRPNTSMMRGPANGAEVCSSDPNCPQTDDCANHSMSETCDELKSKTHMKQDRLFEKNYIRADPSYLKTLGQAHSGWIFGGIAELVDNSRDAKASKLDIFVEMIKLKKSGKNVPMLSIIDNGQGMNHDEIVKMVSFGHKQPDKDVKDHIGRFGIGFKTGAMRLGRDVLVLTQTANSRSLAFLSQSLNEGKDNIEIPIVSYCRQGQQVEIDTAVQSEALAKKNLKAIKDFSPFDKYLIGEKAALFCGATGTQIYIWNLDEWGSGYCLEWQDGLFGGSSFHQGDIFVRSRRIRSRQGQVSLKVPLDFSLRAYLEVIFLVPRMKMFVQGTLVKSRPLAKFLTKTVVESGDILGNPVELTLGYSELEWEHGNCGIFLYWHGRLIEAYKRVGGMIHSADVGRGIIGVIDVTNLMDDKDGRVWVHNNKQGFQDSESYALLEEWLAKKADEYWDKNFDSLKLHKDNCIYKPDSEWVQCDKCRKWRMLPHNYDVEKLPMQWFCYMQPFGGQCSDEEQKMAPGTVNLSDKRSGYDCKPKDSDRIKVEGVMNASGEDERRVSFQIEETKPQVLKRLRRGPPSPNHENAKSRSPSSTKLYEEHTAEKRVRFEIEKTKPSALQRLRRGPPPSPNHENSKSRSPSSTKLYDENTAEKRVRFKIENTRPSALQRLGRGPPSPNHEDSESRSPSSTRPGKVHPLR, encoded by the exons ATGAGTTTTGTCCTTAAAAAGGATCGGAAAACTATATGCAGTGTCAAGTCCACAAACGCGCCTACTGAACT GTCCAATGAGTTGAACATACATACAATGAGACATATGAAAGTATCAGGAATTTCCATGTTGCCCCAGTTTTCATTGGATCCTGCCCCAGAAAATTCGCATGAAAGGCACGAGTGGAGAAGGTTCTTGGATTTCCTGCACAAGTATGACATG ATTGCTATTGCAGACTTTGAGCCATACAAGTTTTACATTCTGCCCCCTGCTAAAGCCTCGACATCTACCCCAGTTAGTGTTGCCTATCGGATAGGCAAGACATGCGTTGTGGATAGTAGACCACGGGATTGCGAATCAG GTTCGCACTTGGCTGAGGAGCATCGCCGACCTAATACTTCGATGATGAGAGGCCCAGCAAATGGTGCAGAAGTTTGTTCCTCTGATCCTAACTGCCCTCAAACTGATGATTGTGCCAACCATTCTATGAGTGAAACTTGTgatgaattgaaaagtaaaactCATATGAAGCAGGATAGACTCTTCGAGAAAAATTACATACGAGCAGACCCAAGTTACCTAAAAACTCTTGGTCAAGCTCATTCTGGATGGATTTTTGGTGGGATAGCTGAGCTTGTTGATAATTCAAGGGATGCCAAAGCCTCCAA GTTGGATATTTTTGTAGAGATGATCAAGTTGAAGAAATCTGGGAAGAATGTTCCTATGTTGTCAATTATTGATAATGGTCAAGGGATGAACCATGATGAGATTGTGAAAATGGTATCGTTTGGGCATAAACAACCTGATAAAGATGTCAAGGATCACATTGGCAGATTTGGCATCGGATTCAAG ACAGGAGCAATGAGGCTTGGGAGGGATGTTCTTGTTCTAACCCAGACTGCTAACTCCAGATCTTTAGCGTTTCTTTCACAATCTTTGAATGAAGGCAAAGAT AATATTGAGATTCCAATAGTTAGTTACTGTCGGCAAGGACAACAGGTGGAAATTGACACAGCTGTTCAGTCTGAAGCtttggcaaaaaaaaatttgaaagctATTAAGGACTTTTCACCATTTGACAAGTATCTAATTGGGGAGAAGGCAGCCTTGTTTTGTGGTGCTACAGGAACACAGATCTACATATGGAACCTTGATGAATGGGGGTCAGGTTATTGTCTAGAATGGCAGGATGGACTGTTTGGTGGGAGTTCTTTCCACCAAGGCGACATTTTTGTCCGCTCTAGAAGGATTCGTTCTCGTCAAGGCCAAGTTAGTCTGAAG GTTCCACTAGACTTCTCGCTACGAGCTTATTTAGAAGTCATATTCTTAGTTCCACGAATGAAGATGTTTGTTCAAGGAACACTG GTTAAAAGTCGACCACTAGCAAAATTTCTAACAAAAACTGTCGTGGAATCTGGTGACATCTTGGGAAATCCTGTTGAATTAACTCTGGGATATAGTGAATTAGAATGGGAGCACGGAAACTGTGGAATATTTTTGTACTGGCATGGTCGTTTAATTGAG GCTTACAAGAGAGTTGGTGGTATGATCCATAGTGCAGATGTAGGGCGGGGTATAATTGGTGTCATAGATGTGACCAATTTAATG GATGATAAGGATGGCCGTGTTTGGGTGCATAACAACAAGCAGGGATTTCAAGACTCTGAGTCATATGCGCTACTTGAGGAGTGGCTTGCGAAAAAAGCAGATGAATACTGGGACAAAAATTTTGATTCACTTAAGTTG CATAAAGATAATTGTATCTACAAACCTGATTCCGAATGGGTGCAATGTGACAAGTGCAGAAAGTGGAGAATGTTACCTCATAACTATGACGTCGAAAAATTACCTATGCAATG GTTCTGCTATATGCAGCCTTTTGGGGGTCAATGTTCAGATGAAGAACAAAAGATGGCACCTGGCACAGTTAATCTTTCCGATAAGCGTTCAGGATATGACTGCAAGCCTAAAGATTCTGATAGGATAAAGGTGGAAGGTGTTATGAATGCCTCTGGTGAAG ATGAGAGAAGGGTGAGCTTCCAGATTGAGGAGACCAAACCTCAGGTGTTAAAGAGGTTGAGAAGAGGACCTCCATCTCCGAATCATGAGAATGCAAAGTCTAGATCACCTTCCTCAACAAAGCTGTATGAAGAACATACAGCTGAGAAGAGGGTGAGGTTTGAAATTGAAAAGACCAAACCTTCGGCCTTACAGAGGTTGAGAAGAGGACCTCCTCCATCTCCAAATCATGAGAATTCAAAGTCTAGATCACCTTCCTCAACAAAACTGTATGATGAAAATACAGCTGAGAAGAGGGTGAGGTTTAAAATTGAAAACACCAGACCTTCGGCCTTACAGAGGTTGGGAAGAGGACCTCCATCTCCAAATCATGAGGATTCAGAGTCTAGATCACCTTCCTCAACAAGGCCGGGAAAGGTGCACCCACTCAGATAG
- the LOC130980061 gene encoding uncharacterized protein LOC130980061 isoform X4 translates to MMRGPANGAEVCSSDPNCPQTDDCANHSMSETCDELKSKTHMKQDRLFEKNYIRADPSYLKTLGQAHSGWIFGGIAELVDNSRDAKASKLDIFVEMIKLKKSGKNVPMLSIIDNGQGMNHDEIVKMVSFGHKQPDKDVKDHIGRFGIGFKTGAMRLGRDVLVLTQTANSRSLAFLSQSLNEGKDNIEIPIVSYCRQGQQVEIDTAVQSEALAKKNLKAIKDFSPFDKYLIGEKAALFCGATGTQIYIWNLDEWGSGYCLEWQDGLFGGSSFHQGDIFVRSRRIRSRQGQVSLKVPLDFSLRAYLEVIFLVPRMKMFVQGTLVKSRPLAKFLTKTVVESGDILGNPVELTLGYSELEWEHGNCGIFLYWHGRLIEAYKRVGGMIHSADVGRGIIGVIDVTNLMDDKDGRVWVHNNKQGFQDSESYALLEEWLAKKADEYWDKNFDSLKLHKDNCIYKPDSEWVQCDKCRKWRMLPHNYDVEKLPMQWFCYMQPFGGQCSDEEQKMAPGTVNLSDKRSGYDCKPKDSDRIKVEGVMNASGEDERRVSFQIEETKPQVLKRLRRGPPSPNHENAKSRSPSSTKLYEEHTAEKRVRFEIEKTKPSALQRLRRGPPPSPNHENSKSRSPSSTKLYDENTAEKRVRFKIENTRPSALQRLGRGPPSPNHEDSESRSPSSTRPGKVHPLR, encoded by the exons ATGATGAGAGGCCCAGCAAATGGTGCAGAAGTTTGTTCCTCTGATCCTAACTGCCCTCAAACTGATGATTGTGCCAACCATTCTATGAGTGAAACTTGTgatgaattgaaaagtaaaactCATATGAAGCAGGATAGACTCTTCGAGAAAAATTACATACGAGCAGACCCAAGTTACCTAAAAACTCTTGGTCAAGCTCATTCTGGATGGATTTTTGGTGGGATAGCTGAGCTTGTTGATAATTCAAGGGATGCCAAAGCCTCCAA GTTGGATATTTTTGTAGAGATGATCAAGTTGAAGAAATCTGGGAAGAATGTTCCTATGTTGTCAATTATTGATAATGGTCAAGGGATGAACCATGATGAGATTGTGAAAATGGTATCGTTTGGGCATAAACAACCTGATAAAGATGTCAAGGATCACATTGGCAGATTTGGCATCGGATTCAAG ACAGGAGCAATGAGGCTTGGGAGGGATGTTCTTGTTCTAACCCAGACTGCTAACTCCAGATCTTTAGCGTTTCTTTCACAATCTTTGAATGAAGGCAAAGAT AATATTGAGATTCCAATAGTTAGTTACTGTCGGCAAGGACAACAGGTGGAAATTGACACAGCTGTTCAGTCTGAAGCtttggcaaaaaaaaatttgaaagctATTAAGGACTTTTCACCATTTGACAAGTATCTAATTGGGGAGAAGGCAGCCTTGTTTTGTGGTGCTACAGGAACACAGATCTACATATGGAACCTTGATGAATGGGGGTCAGGTTATTGTCTAGAATGGCAGGATGGACTGTTTGGTGGGAGTTCTTTCCACCAAGGCGACATTTTTGTCCGCTCTAGAAGGATTCGTTCTCGTCAAGGCCAAGTTAGTCTGAAG GTTCCACTAGACTTCTCGCTACGAGCTTATTTAGAAGTCATATTCTTAGTTCCACGAATGAAGATGTTTGTTCAAGGAACACTG GTTAAAAGTCGACCACTAGCAAAATTTCTAACAAAAACTGTCGTGGAATCTGGTGACATCTTGGGAAATCCTGTTGAATTAACTCTGGGATATAGTGAATTAGAATGGGAGCACGGAAACTGTGGAATATTTTTGTACTGGCATGGTCGTTTAATTGAG GCTTACAAGAGAGTTGGTGGTATGATCCATAGTGCAGATGTAGGGCGGGGTATAATTGGTGTCATAGATGTGACCAATTTAATG GATGATAAGGATGGCCGTGTTTGGGTGCATAACAACAAGCAGGGATTTCAAGACTCTGAGTCATATGCGCTACTTGAGGAGTGGCTTGCGAAAAAAGCAGATGAATACTGGGACAAAAATTTTGATTCACTTAAGTTG CATAAAGATAATTGTATCTACAAACCTGATTCCGAATGGGTGCAATGTGACAAGTGCAGAAAGTGGAGAATGTTACCTCATAACTATGACGTCGAAAAATTACCTATGCAATG GTTCTGCTATATGCAGCCTTTTGGGGGTCAATGTTCAGATGAAGAACAAAAGATGGCACCTGGCACAGTTAATCTTTCCGATAAGCGTTCAGGATATGACTGCAAGCCTAAAGATTCTGATAGGATAAAGGTGGAAGGTGTTATGAATGCCTCTGGTGAAG ATGAGAGAAGGGTGAGCTTCCAGATTGAGGAGACCAAACCTCAGGTGTTAAAGAGGTTGAGAAGAGGACCTCCATCTCCGAATCATGAGAATGCAAAGTCTAGATCACCTTCCTCAACAAAGCTGTATGAAGAACATACAGCTGAGAAGAGGGTGAGGTTTGAAATTGAAAAGACCAAACCTTCGGCCTTACAGAGGTTGAGAAGAGGACCTCCTCCATCTCCAAATCATGAGAATTCAAAGTCTAGATCACCTTCCTCAACAAAACTGTATGATGAAAATACAGCTGAGAAGAGGGTGAGGTTTAAAATTGAAAACACCAGACCTTCGGCCTTACAGAGGTTGGGAAGAGGACCTCCATCTCCAAATCATGAGGATTCAGAGTCTAGATCACCTTCCTCAACAAGGCCGGGAAAGGTGCACCCACTCAGATAG